The DNA region CGCGTTCTCGCCGTCCGAGGTTACCTCGACTGTATAGACGGAGCGCTGAAGTTCAGGAAGGTCGGAGAACTGCGAGCCAATAGTAACATCCTCAACGCCGTCCGGCAGCGAGCCAACCAGCGTGATGTCTCGCTGTAGCCTGACGAACGGCTTGGTCGATGTCTTTGTGCCAGAGAACAGGTAGCGATTGTTCTGGGAGCGGTTGGCCAGTGAGATGAGCTCGTCGATGTAGCCGTTCACGGCTTGTGAAAGGCCTTCTCGTGCTTCGTCCGAAGTGGAGTCGCTCAGGGCTATCATCGCTTTTTCCAGCGACTGCTGAACAAGGTCCGAGCCCTCTTGAATGCTGCTCTGAGTCGTCTGAGACCACGCAGAGGCCATGTTCACGTTCGCCATGTACCCCTCAATCCTCGACACCGCCGTCGTGTACCGGAAAATCCGCGCAAGCCCACTGGGGTCATCAGACGGCTTGTTGACCCTCTTGCCGGATGCTATCTTCAGATTGAGTTCATTGAGCCGTCCGTATTGCTGCTCGGCCCTAGTGAGAAAGTCCTGAACCATCATGTTCCGTGTAACACGCACCTAAAAGCCCTCCTAACCGCCAAGTTCCTGAAGCACCGTGTTGATCATCGAATTGACGACGGACACGAAATAGGCCGCGCTGTTGTAGGCCTGTTGATATACGATGAGGTTCGCCATCTCCTCATCGATCGAGACACCTGCGGTCTGCTGCTTAAGACCATCGTAATAGTTGACGTTGTCCGTCTCCCGGTTCACCTCGAACTCGGCTGAGGCGCTCTCGTTGCCGGCCCGGGTAACGACCGAGTTGAAAAAATCGCCAAACGTCGCCGTCCCGTCATTCAACAACTGCTTATCCGCAAGCATCGAGAGCAACAACGCATTCTCACCGTCCCCAGACGTGAACGTCGCCCCCGCAGCAACGAGCGTTGGGTCTTCCGCAACCGCATCCGCCACCTGAATGTCGGATGAGTCAAATCCCGTAAGCAGGACGTTCACGCCAAGCTGCGCAAGCACACCACCGGTGTCTTTTCCAACCACGAACTCGTGTCCGTCATCGCCGGTGATCTGAAGGCTGTTCTGAGAGATGCTCGCCGTCAAATACGTCGTTGAGGAATTGATCCTGTCCACGACGTCCTGAAGCGAGTCCGTGTTGGGGTCCACCGCAACTGTAACGCTCTGAACTATCTCTCCATCCTGGGTGATCGTGATGTTAAACGTCCCTGCCTCCGAATCGTAGGCCAGGTTCGAGCCGCCCTCGAGATTCAGAGCGTCGTTTAACGCAATCGTTGAGCTATAGACCGAGTAAGCTCCTGTTACGCTCGTCTGGTCCCGAAGGGCAAAACCCATGCTGTGCGCACGGTTGACGGTCTTCAGCAGCGTTGTGGTGAGCTCGTCGAGGTCGGCCATGTAGGAGACGACCATCTCGTCCCGAGCCTCGAGGTCGGCGCCGAGCCTCCCACCGGCTATGCGTGAAGTGATGTTGTGCTGAGAGTTACCGTCGTCGAGGTAAACATCATAAAGGCCGTTGTTGTCAACGTTGTTGCGGCAGACAAGCGTGTTCCGCTGGTCAGCACTGACGAGCGTGCGGTTGTCCCCAACGAAGATAGTTACTCCGCCCCTGTCGTCCTCGAGCATGTTGAAATCAATGAGCTTCGAAAGCTCATCCAGCGCCTCGGACCGGCGGTCAATAAGGTCGTTTGCGTGGGTCATCTCGCCGCCGGATGCGGACGTTATCCCGACGTTGAGCTCGGCTATCTTCTTTGCCAAGTTGTTGATCTGCTCAACGGTTTGGCTGACCTCGTCGTTTGCGAAGGTCCGCTGATCCGAGAACCTGGCGTTCTGCGCGCGGATTGCGCTCGTCAGGCGATCTGCCGTCTGGACCAGGTTCTGCCTCTCTGCGGCGCCTTCAGGGCTGTTGCCAACCTGCTCGCACGACTGCCAGAACTCGGTCAACGTATCGCCAAGATGCTGGGCATTGGTCGAGACGAGCGATTGCTCGATCTCAGAGATGAAGGAGTGCTTTCGCTCAGCGAAAGCCAGCAGACCCTTGTGTAGATTGGCTTTCGATATAGCATACTCGTCGCGGTATTGCATAATCTGCGTGATGTCTGTGCCGGTGCCAATCTGAAGCAAGCCCAGCTGCTCCGGACTGGATGACGAAAACACCGCTGACTGCCGCGAGTAGTTCGGCGTGTTGACGTTGGCGATGTTGTGGCCGCAGATGTTAATCGCCGTTTGCTGGGCCGTGAGGGACCTGACGCCGATATTTAGAAGAGAAAAAATGTCGCTCATTGAGGCGCCTCCTTCACAGCTACAACGTTATTGACGATGTGGGAGACTGTCCACCAGTACTCAGCCGGCCCTTAGAAGAATATGTCGAGGGCGGATTCTGAGGCTGTGTGATCATTCGGACCATGTGTTCAACGTAACCCATGGACTTCTTCAGCAGCTCTTGTGTCCTTAATCCCGACTCGCCGGCGCTTTGGGCCGCGAGTCGGTGCTCCTCAAGCCGGCTCGCCAAGACGCAGGCCCTCTCGTCATCATTTCCCAGAAGGTATCCCGGAAGCTGGTTCATTGTTATCCTGCCGCGATCGATCTCCGCCGTCTCGCAGACAGCTCTCATCGCCTGCTCGGTAGCCTGCGCCGCAGACGAAAGGTCTTTTTGAAGCCCCCGCTTTTTCTTGGTCATGCGGTCAAGAGCTTTCACATCGCCGCTGATCACGAGCTTTCGCTCGGCAGTGAAAAGTTCTGCCAGACTATTGAGGATGGCCGTCTCGGCCTCGATCGATTCGGCCAACTGATCAAATAAGGGGTAGATGGAGGGTAGCACTATATGCTCCTTTCGTCCATTAGTCTGAGACGTCAGTTGGGCTTCGGGACGTTAGGAACCGGCCTAAGTGCTAAACCACCGACAAGTGTGCTCGAGCGAGGTCTGAAATCAGACCTTGATGCTGAGACCGCTCAGTATCTTCTCGGCAATCTTCTCGGCGTCGGGGTTGTACCGACCGCTCTGGATCAGTTTGGAAAGCCTATCAACCTTCTCCTGGCGAACGTCGGGCAACTTCTCAAGGGTCTTCTGAGCCAGTGCACGAAGCTTGGCCTCATCAGAGATGGAGACATTGTCAGACATCTCTTTTGATATCCGCGCTGAAGCATCCTGGTCCATGCCCACATCGCTTGCCTTATTGACCTCCGCCTGCTTGCGACTGTCAACTTTCCGATAAGAATCAACTACCTGGCTTGGTATGTTGCCTTCGATCTTCATCCTATTGTCCAACCTCCTGCACTTTCCCGGTGCCACCACATCCATACTACCAATGTCGTCATCGGTGCGTCAAGCCAGAAACTTTAGCCGATTCTTCACCCATCTTGATCTCCGATTCCTTCTCTCCTCTGTCCGACTGCTCCTCCCGTGTGTTGTTGTTCAATAAATCATTAAAAATCATATCTGCAAGGCCGATACCGCCTGTCTTGCACGCGGCCTGGGCCACTTCATCATCCAACATCGATCTGTATATCTTCTCGGCCGGCGTCTCAGGAAAAAGCGATGATTCGGGCACCGTCTGCCGCATCTGCTTCAACATGTACCCCACGAATATCGCCTCGAACTTCTGGCACGTCTCACGAAGGCTCTTTCGCTCATCCATGTCCAACTCGTGAGAACGCCTCCCGGACGCCTCGACCTCGGACCTCGCCTGCTCCGCTCGTCTAATCACTTGCCGCCAACTTGCGTCCGAGGCGAGCCTGTTCAGGTCAATTAAACCACCCATCGAAAAATTGCCTGCCATAACTGTTCCTTATTCCTCTTTCCTGAAAGTCGCTTATCAGATGATCTTCAGCTCCGCCCGCAGCGCCCCGGCCGCCTTGATCGCCTGGAGAATCGCGATGAGGTCACGAGGCGAGACGCCTATGGCGTTTAAGCCGGCCACCACGTCCTGGATCGTTACTGCCTGGCTCATTAGTAAGAGCCGCTGCTTCTCCTCGTCTATCTTCAGCGTTGTCTGCGGCGTAACAACCGTCTGCCCGGCGGATTCCGGGTAGGGCTGGCTGACCTCCGCCTCGGTCTTGATGACGACATTGAGGTTGCCGTGCGCAATCGCAATCGTGTCAACCTGAACGTCCCGACCGATCACGACCGTCCCCGTTCGCTCATCGATGACAACGCGAGCTGTCGAGTCCGGAACGACCCTCACCGTCTCCAGCTGTGATATGAACTCCACGATGTTGTTACGTAACTCAGTAGGCACGCTAACCTCGACTGCGCCAGCATCTAATGTCCTCGCTGAACCGACAAACTTCTCGTTTATCGCCTCCGCAACCCTTGCGGAGGTTGTGAAATCCTCCTCGTCCAGCTTGATCGTCAGGGCGCTTCGCGCCTCTAGCGTTGCCCTCAGGT from bacterium includes:
- the flgK gene encoding flagellar hook-associated protein FlgK — encoded protein: MSDIFSLLNIGVRSLTAQQTAINICGHNIANVNTPNYSRQSAVFSSSSPEQLGLLQIGTGTDITQIMQYRDEYAISKANLHKGLLAFAERKHSFISEIEQSLVSTNAQHLGDTLTEFWQSCEQVGNSPEGAAERQNLVQTADRLTSAIRAQNARFSDQRTFANDEVSQTVEQINNLAKKIAELNVGITSASGGEMTHANDLIDRRSEALDELSKLIDFNMLEDDRGGVTIFVGDNRTLVSADQRNTLVCRNNVDNNGLYDVYLDDGNSQHNITSRIAGGRLGADLEARDEMVVSYMADLDELTTTLLKTVNRAHSMGFALRDQTSVTGAYSVYSSTIALNDALNLEGGSNLAYDSEAGTFNITITQDGEIVQSVTVAVDPNTDSLQDVVDRINSSTTYLTASISQNSLQITGDDGHEFVVGKDTGGVLAQLGVNVLLTGFDSSDIQVADAVAEDPTLVAAGATFTSGDGENALLLSMLADKQLLNDGTATFGDFFNSVVTRAGNESASAEFEVNRETDNVNYYDGLKQQTAGVSIDEEMANLIVYQQAYNSAAYFVSVVNSMINTVLQELGG
- a CDS encoding flagellar protein FlgN, which gives rise to MLPSIYPLFDQLAESIEAETAILNSLAELFTAERKLVISGDVKALDRMTKKKRGLQKDLSSAAQATEQAMRAVCETAEIDRGRITMNQLPGYLLGNDDERACVLASRLEEHRLAAQSAGESGLRTQELLKKSMGYVEHMVRMITQPQNPPSTYSSKGRLSTGGQSPTSSITL
- the flgM gene encoding flagellar biosynthesis anti-sigma factor FlgM, yielding MKIEGNIPSQVVDSYRKVDSRKQAEVNKASDVGMDQDASARISKEMSDNVSISDEAKLRALAQKTLEKLPDVRQEKVDRLSKLIQSGRYNPDAEKIAEKILSGLSIKV
- a CDS encoding rod-binding protein, which encodes MAGNFSMGGLIDLNRLASDASWRQVIRRAEQARSEVEASGRRSHELDMDERKSLRETCQKFEAIFVGYMLKQMRQTVPESSLFPETPAEKIYRSMLDDEVAQAACKTGGIGLADMIFNDLLNNNTREEQSDRGEKESEIKMGEESAKVSGLTHR